A region of the Pseudomonas sp. A34-9 genome:
TTTGCTGCACGCGTTTGCTGATCGATTCGATCAGGTTGTACGCGGTCTCTGCATTCACGCTCATGGTGTCGCGGGCGCTGTTGCCGGTGCGGTAGGCGTTGCGCATTTTGTTCAGCGACGTCTGGTATTCAGCGATGGTCGCGGCCTGCTCCTTGAGCAGTTTGACGTTTTCCGGGCTCTTGAAGCTATTGATCAGCTTCTGTTGTTGCGCGGCGAAGCTTTCCAGGGTGGTCTGCACATTCTGTGCAGCGGTTTCATCGCCATTGGTCAGCATGTATTGCAGGCGCACCACGCGCAGCTTGGTCAGACCGGCATTGAGCTGGGTGATGTCGCTCATCCAGTTGCTGCGATCGATCAGGCCGCCGAGGCTGGTCCAGCCTGTCAGGGCCAGCACGCAGGTCAGGGCCAGCACCAGGCCGAAGCCCAGGCCCAGTTTCATGTTCACGCTGATGTTGCCGAACCAGCTATTCATCAAAAATCCTCCAGAAACGTTGGGTTTCTTGTCGTCGGTTAGGCTGGAAGATTGTTGTTTTTTTGAGCCAGCAAGGGTGTTAGCAGGTTTGTATCGGCCGCAAATCCGAGAGCTGAAAGGATTTTGTCCTACGGAATTTGTAACAACGGATCCCAAGACTTTTTTCACATGGGTTTCACTGGCTGCCCACGCCCGCCTCTGTACCTTCACCGCATCGAATGAACCCGTGATGCAGAGTGACGAGGCGGTTTTTGTGGAATTGAGACTGAGTCTGTTCGGCGTCAAACGCTCGATCGATCTGAGCTTTTTGGCGCGGTTTCGCAACACCTGGGTGGTGTTGGCGGCATCGGTATTGGTGATCCCCCTGACCCTGTGGTTGCTGGCGCCGGCGGCAGTGCCGGACCTGGCCCACGGCAATGTCGCCGGTGCGCAAGCGTTGACGACCGGTTGGGCCAAGGGCGAGATGATCGTGCTGGTGCGTCATGTCGAGCGCTGCGATCACTCCAAAGCCGCGTGCCTGAGTGGCAATGACGGCATCACCGATCGCTCGCGCGGTGTTGCGGTGGCGGTCGGTGCCCGGTTCGAGCAACTGGGCCTGAACAACGCCGACATCTACAACAGCCCGTCGATGCGCACGGTGCAGACCGCCGGCTACATGTTCAACCATGCCGCCAGCGGCGACGACTGGCTGATCAACTGCCGGGGCCGCATGTTGCAGGATGCGCTGGCCCACAAGGTTGCCGGTCGCAATCTGGTCCTGGTGACCCACAGCGAATGCATGGCGCAAATCGAGAAAGACGTCAAAGTGCCGACCTCGGACATGGGTTACGGCTCGTCATTGTTTGTTTCCGCTGCCAGCCCGGCGGCTCCCAAGATGCTCGGCTTTATTGAAGCCTCCGACTGGCGCACGGTGAATACCCGATGAAATCCCGCTTCTACGCTTATAACTTCGGCATTCCATTGGCCTGCGCGGTGCTGGTGTTCCTGATGTTCGACATGACCAAAATCGACATCGCCTTCAGCAACCTGCTGTTCGATCCGCTGACGCAGTCCTTCCCGCTCGACAAGATTCATTTCTTTGAAAAACTCACCCACAAATGGGCGCGGATCATTCCGAACTGGACGGCAGAAATCGCCCTGATCGGCGCGCTGCTATCGGTGTTCTGGCCATTGGTCAATCCGCACAAACGGCCGCGCCTCGGTGCGCTGCTGGAGCGCAGCAAAGTCGCGCCAGTGCTGCGATTTGCCGCCGATCACCGTAGGGATTTTCTGTTTGTGGTGGTCGCGTTTGCGGTTTGCACCGGAGTGATTCACTTCCTCAAATCCCACACCAGCGTTTACTGCCCGATCGAGACCACGCTGTACGGCGGGAAAATGGCCCACATTGAGTGGTACAGCAACTTCCAACTGTTCCATGAAGCTGGCAGTGGCCGGTGCTGGCCGGGTGGCCATGCGTCGGGCGGCTTCACCATGCTGGCGCTGTATTTCGTGGCGCGGCGCTATCAATGGCGTTTTTCCAGTGCAATCTTGTGGGGCTCGCTGCTGCTGGGGTTCGTTTATGGCACTACTCGTGTCCTGCAAGGCTGGCACTACATGTCCCACACCTTCTGGGCCGGAATCTTCGTGTGGCTGGCGTGTTTGCTGACGGCGTTGGCCTTTTACGGACGCGCGCGGCTGGATCTGCCCGTGCTGAGCAAGCGCACACAGAAAGCTTTCAGTGCTCAGCCAGAGGTTTCTCTCTGAACCCGTCAGGATGAAATGAAAAAACCGCCAATCATCGGCGGTTTTTTTTATGCGGCTGCGCAGGCCTCAATAGCCGACGAAGTAATACGCCTGACGCCCGACCATCATCGTTTTAAGCACTTTCAAGGGAGGCGCGGGTTGGCTGTCGCCGGCCATCACCACGACATGGGATGGCGAGGCCGCGAGGAAATCGCGCAACTGCACTTCGGTATCCAGCCCTTTGAGTACTTGCTGGGTGTAGAAGACCGTGGCGCCACCGACCCGCTCGTTGGCCTGAAACAGCGCGACTTGATGCCCGGCGGTTTGCAGCGTCTGGATCTCTGCGCTCAATGGCAGGAACGAAAGCTTCTTGTCGGCGTGGGGCAGTGCCCATTGCGCGGCGGCGAGGTAACTGCCGATCACCAGCGTGAGTACGGCCATTGCCAGTGTCTGTCGATGACGGGCGATTCTGCCGACGAATCCATTGCCTGATTCGTACTGCTTCAAGCGCTCGAACAACACCCCCGCATACTCCGCCGCGATCACCGCCGCGGCCGGCGTCATCGACATCAGATACACCGTGCGTTTGCTCGACGCCAACGTCAGCATGATGAACTGCGCAACGATCCACAGGCTGAAAAACAGCAAGTAACGGTTGGCCTTCAATTGGCTACGGAAATGCCAGAGCCCCAAGTACACCAGAATATTCCACGGCAGGAAGGCTTCCGGCAGTTTGGCCAGGTAGTAATAGAACGGTTCATAGTGCCCTGCCTCGACGAACGATCCGCTGAAGCGTCCGACGCTGTTGGTCAATAGCACTTCTCTGACGGCTTGTGCGCCGCCGTGCTGGAAGAGGATGACGAGCCAGATCAGCAGCGGAATCAAACCGACCAGGGTCAGTAAGCCCGGTCGCAGCCAATCGGCGATTTTCAGGCGCCGGTCCATCAGGTTGTCAGCCAGCAGATAGGCAAAAATCACCACCCCCGGC
Encoded here:
- a CDS encoding histidine phosphatase family protein, with protein sequence MELRLSLFGVKRSIDLSFLARFRNTWVVLAASVLVIPLTLWLLAPAAVPDLAHGNVAGAQALTTGWAKGEMIVLVRHVERCDHSKAACLSGNDGITDRSRGVAVAVGARFEQLGLNNADIYNSPSMRTVQTAGYMFNHAASGDDWLINCRGRMLQDALAHKVAGRNLVLVTHSECMAQIEKDVKVPTSDMGYGSSLFVSAASPAAPKMLGFIEASDWRTVNTR
- a CDS encoding phosphatase PAP2 family protein encodes the protein MKSRFYAYNFGIPLACAVLVFLMFDMTKIDIAFSNLLFDPLTQSFPLDKIHFFEKLTHKWARIIPNWTAEIALIGALLSVFWPLVNPHKRPRLGALLERSKVAPVLRFAADHRRDFLFVVVAFAVCTGVIHFLKSHTSVYCPIETTLYGGKMAHIEWYSNFQLFHEAGSGRCWPGGHASGGFTMLALYFVARRYQWRFSSAILWGSLLLGFVYGTTRVLQGWHYMSHTFWAGIFVWLACLLTALAFYGRARLDLPVLSKRTQKAFSAQPEVSL
- a CDS encoding glycosyltransferase family 39 protein, whose amino-acid sequence is MLRPPAPSGCLNPMSRAVTSLFLLAALLFFFALGNHQLQGSTEARVAGIAMEMHLDDDWVTPRLFGEPFLEKPPLSLWLDAGAMRVFGVSPWAVRLASAVAGLLSVMLLYGMLRRFERPKMIAWTAGILLATMASYWSNVRGVGEDALLALGVTTALLAFFQAQRASTLGNSLLFVVGIAIATLSKGVLGLAMPGVVIFAYLLADNLMDRRLKIADWLRPGLLTLVGLIPLLIWLVILFQHGGAQAVREVLLTNSVGRFSGSFVEAGHYEPFYYYLAKLPEAFLPWNILVYLGLWHFRSQLKANRYLLFFSLWIVAQFIMLTLASSKRTVYLMSMTPAAAVIAAEYAGVLFERLKQYESGNGFVGRIARHRQTLAMAVLTLVIGSYLAAAQWALPHADKKLSFLPLSAEIQTLQTAGHQVALFQANERVGGATVFYTQQVLKGLDTEVQLRDFLAASPSHVVVMAGDSQPAPPLKVLKTMMVGRQAYYFVGY